From Deltaproteobacteria bacterium:
CGGGCCTGTATTACCAACATCACCGATATAACTACCCTTTTCGACAGAGTCACCTAATTTAAGGCCTTCGGCTACCTTATCGAGGTGCATATAACGCGTCTCGATCCCACCATTGAAGTGGGAGATTCCGACATAAATACCACCACCAACCGATGGATCCCGGTTGATCCTGGATATCTTACCCGTGGCGGCCGCTACGATCGGAGTACCTACTTCTCGGCCTAAATCCACACCACAGTGACCATCACCGCACTCATCCGGCCTCAAACCGCTACGGTCGGCACCAAATTTTTGCCCGTTAGAGATGTTCACATCTCCCGATACCGGGAATGCCCATTGCTCGGAACGTAGAAACTTTTCACCCCGGGTTTCCTGACCAAACATTTGATTACCGAGTTGTTCAGCCAGCATATCCGAAAGACCGAAACCATTACCCTCGGTCGACATATCAGCATATTCCTGGTCGAGCATGCTCTG
This genomic window contains:
- a CDS encoding peptidoglycan DD-metalloendopeptidase family protein, producing MGKNFQSMLDQEYADMSTEGNGFGLSDMLAEQLGNQMFGQETRGEKFLRSEQWAFPVSGDVNISNGQKFGADRSGLRPDECGDGHCGVDLGREVGTPIVAAATGKISRINRDPSVGGGIYVGISHFNGGIETRYMHLDKVAEGLKLGDSVEKGSYIGDVGNTGPNSTGAHLHFEIFENGVDGKRRYIDPEPYLKRWQGQEQEFEQKGENISQVNVHAGDVDKDESGKPCSHGAVKRHGLKQYRLGLASGGK